One segment of Anopheles stephensi strain Indian chromosome 3, UCI_ANSTEP_V1.0, whole genome shotgun sequence DNA contains the following:
- the LOC118509650 gene encoding zonadhesin-like isoform X2 produces MCQAPAKDHFLVDSCNSSIPSESPLIMAAVFELCVLLLVCYVFRVDSYPSNRTSYKDKGYFLQSVNFVENYTQTKSLVHYVSAFVQTSLPDAGSDYTPSEDPTTVTYGHENLAYRYSKNDTEDASGTGKLGMTSPLEIQAPDTIALLPAQTTTTDDPEYTTETDDPEVTSPEETEGPETTSLPAHTTDDPEVTSPEETEAPETTSLPSHTTDDPEYTTETDDPEVTSPEETEAPETTSLPSHTTDDPEYTTETDDPEVTSSEETEAPETTSLPAHTTDDPEVTSPHETEAPETTSLPAHTTDDPEVTSPEETEAPETTSLPPHTTDDPEVTSPEETEAPETTSLPAHTTDDPEYTTETDDPEVTSPEETEAPETTSLPSQATDDPENTTETDDLEVTSPEETEAPETTSLPAHTTDDPEVTSPEETEAPETTSLPPHTTDDPEVTSPEETEAPETTSLPSHTTDDPEYTTETDDPEVTSPEETEAPETTSLPSHTTDDPEYTTETDDPEVTSPEETEAPETTSLPAHTTDDPEVTSPEETEAPETTSLPAHTTDDPEYTTETDDPEVTSPEETEAPETTSLPSHKTDDPEYTTETDDPELTSPEETEAPETTSLPAHTTDDPEVTSPEETEAPETTSLPSHTTDDPEYTTETDDPEVTSPEETEAPETTSLPSHTTDDPEYTTETDDPEVTSPEETEAPETTSLPSHTTDDPEYTTETDDPEVTSSEETEAPETTSLPSHKTDDPEYTTETDDPEVTSPHETEAPETTSLPSHTTDDPEVTSPEETEAPGSTSFHTTESSMILETGDRISNETRHYRYKK; encoded by the exons ATGTGCCAAGCACCTGCAAAAGATCATTTCCTCGTGGACAGCTGCAATAGTTCTATACCGAGCGAGAGTCCTCTCATCATGGCAGCAGTTTTCGAACTGTGTGTGCTTCTTCTGGTGTGTTACGTGTTTCGGGTGGATTCGTACCCGTCAAATAGGACATCTTACAAAGACAAGGGGTATTTTTTACAGTCGGTGAATTTTGTGGAAAATTATACCCAAACGAAAAGTTTAGTGCATTATGTGTCGGCATTTGTGCAAACCAGTTTACCTGATGCAGGCAGTGATTATACTCCATCGGAAGATCCAACGACAGTGACTTATGGACACGAAAATCTTGCTTATCGGTATAGCAAAAATGATACGGAAGATGCAAGTGGAACGGGTAAACTTGGGATGACTTCACCACTTGAGATTCAAGCACCGGATACTATTGCTTTGCTACCAGCGCAAACTACAACAACAGATGATCCAGAGTATACAACAGAAACAGATGATCCTGAGGTGACCTCGCCAGAAGAGACTGAAGGACCAGAAACTACTTCGTTGCCAGCGCATACAACAGATGATCCTGAGGTGACCTCGCCAGAAGAGACTGAAGCACCAGAAACTACTTCGTTGCCATCGCATACAACAGATGATCCAGAGTATACTACAGAAACAGATGATCCTGAGGTAACCTCGCCAGAAGAGACTGAAGCACCAGAAACTACTTCGTTGCCATCGCATACAACAGATGATCCAGAGTATACTACAGAAACAGATGATCCTGAGGTAACCTCGTCAGAAGAGACTGAAGCACCAGAAACTACTTCGTTGCCAGCGCATACAACAGATGATCCTGAGGTGACTTCGCCACATGAAACTGAAGCACCAGAAACTACTTCGTTACCAGCGCATACAACAGATGATCCTGAGGTGACCTCGCCAGAAGAGACTGAAGCACCAGAAACTACTTCGTTGCCACCGCATACAACAGATGATCCTGAGGTGACCTCGCCAGAAGAGACTGAAGCACCAGAAACTACTTCGTTACCAGCGCATACAACAGATGATCCAGAGTATACAACAGAAACAGATGATCCTGAGGTGACCTCGCCAGAAGAGACTGAAGCACCAGAAACTACTTCGTTGCCATCGCAAGCAACAGATGATCCAGAGAATACAACAGAAACAGATGATCTTGAGGTGACCTCGCCAGAAGAGACTGAAGCACCAGAAACTACTTCGTTACCAGCGCATACAACAGATGATCCTGAGGTGACCTCGCCAGAAGAGACTGAAGCACCAGAAACTACTTCGTTGCCACCGCATACAACAGATGATCCTGAGGTGACCTCGCCAGAAGAGACTGAAGCACCAGAAACTACTTCGTTGCCATCGCATACAACAGATGATCCAGAGTATACTACAGAAACAGATGATCCTGAGGTAACCTCGCCAGAAGAGACTGAAGCACCAGAAACTACTTCGTTGCCATCGCATACAACAGATGATCCAGAGTATACTACAGAAACAGATGATCCTGAGGTAACCTCGCCAGAAGAGACTGAAGCACCAGAAACTACTTCATTACCAGCGCATACAACAGATGATCCTGAGGTGACCTCGCCAGAAGAGACTGAAGCACCAGAAACTACTTCGTTACCAGCGCATACAACAGATGATCCAGAGTATACAACAGAAACAGATGATCCTGAGGTGACCTCGCCAGAAGAGACTGAAGCACCAGAAACTACTTCGTTGCCATCGCATAAAACAGATGATCCAGAGTATACAACAGAAACAGATGATCCTGAGTTGACCTCGCCAGAAGAGACTGAAGCACCAGAAACTACTTCGTTACCAGCGCATACAACAGATGATCCTGAGGTGACCTCGCCAGAAGAGACTGAAGCACCAGAAACTACTTCGTTGCCATCGCATACAACAGATGATCCAGAGTATACAACAGAAACAG ATGATCCTGAGGTGACCTCGCCAGAAGAGACTGAAGCACCAGAAACTACTTCGTTGCCATCGCATACAACAGATGATCCAGAGTATACTACAGAAACAGATGATCCTGAGGTAACCTCGCCAGAAGAGACTGAAGCACCAGAAACTACTTCGTTGCCATCGCATACAACAGATGATCCAGAGTATACTACAGAAACAGATGATCCTGAGGTAACCTCGTCAGAAGAGACTGAAGCACCAGAAACTACTTCGTTGCCATCGCATAAAACAGATGATCCAGAGTATACAACAGAAACAGATGATCCTGAGGTGACTTCGCCACATGAAACTGAAGCACCGGAAACTACTTCGTTGCCATCGCATACAACAGATGATCCTGAGGTGACCTCGCCAGAAGAGACTGAAGCTCCGGGAAGTACTTCGTTTCATACGACAGAAAGCTCAATGATCTTGGAAACTGGTGATCGTATATCGAATGAAACAAGACATTACAGGTACAAAAAATGA
- the LOC118509650 gene encoding proteoglycan 4-like isoform X14: MCQAPAKDHFLVDSCNSSIPSESPLIMAAVFELCVLLLVCYVFRVDSYPSNRTSYKDKGYFLQSVNFVENYTQTKSLVHYVSAFVQTSLPDAGSDYTPSEDPTTVTYGHENLAYRYSKNDTEDASGTGKLGMTSPLEIQAPDTIALLPAQTTTTDDPEYTTETDDPEVTSPEETEGPETTSLPAHTTDDPEVTSPEETEAPETTSLPSHTTDDPEYTTETDDPEVTSPEETEAPETTSLPAHTTDDPEYTTETDDPEVTSPEETEAPETTSLPSQATDDPENTTETDDLEVTSPEETEAPETTSLPAHTTDDPEVTSPEETEAPETTSLPPHTTDDPEVTSPEETEAPETTSLPSHTTDDPEYTTETDDPEVTSPEETEAPETTSLPSHTTDDPEYTTETDDPEVTSPEETEAPETTSLPAHTTDDPEVTSPEETEAPETTSLPAHTTDDPEYTTETDDPEVTSPEETEAPETTSLPSHKTDDPEYTTETDDPELTSPEETEAPETTSLPAHTTDDPEVTSPEETEAPETTSLPSHTTDDPEYTTETDDPEVTSPEETEAPETTSLPAHTTDDPEVTSPEETEAPETTSLPSHTTDDPEYTTETDDPEVTSPEETEAPETTSLPSHTTDDPEYTTETDDPEVTSSEETEAPETTSLPSHKTDDPEYTTETDDPEVTSPHETEAPETTSLPSHTTDDPEVTSPEETEAPGSTSFHTTESSMILETGDRISNETRHYRYKK, encoded by the exons ATGTGCCAAGCACCTGCAAAAGATCATTTCCTCGTGGACAGCTGCAATAGTTCTATACCGAGCGAGAGTCCTCTCATCATGGCAGCAGTTTTCGAACTGTGTGTGCTTCTTCTGGTGTGTTACGTGTTTCGGGTGGATTCGTACCCGTCAAATAGGACATCTTACAAAGACAAGGGGTATTTTTTACAGTCGGTGAATTTTGTGGAAAATTATACCCAAACGAAAAGTTTAGTGCATTATGTGTCGGCATTTGTGCAAACCAGTTTACCTGATGCAGGCAGTGATTATACTCCATCGGAAGATCCAACGACAGTGACTTATGGACACGAAAATCTTGCTTATCGGTATAGCAAAAATGATACGGAAGATGCAAGTGGAACGGGTAAACTTGGGATGACTTCACCACTTGAGATTCAAGCACCGGATACTATTGCTTTGCTACCAGCGCAAACTACAACAACAGATGATCCAGAGTATACAACAGAAACAGATGATCCTGAGGTGACCTCGCCAGAAGAGACTGAAGGACCAGAAACTACTTCGTTGCCAGCGCATACAACAGATGATCCTGAGGTGACCTCGCCAGAAGAGACTGAAGCACCAGAAACTACTTCGTTGCCATCGCATACAACAGATGATCCAGAGTATACTACAGAAACAGATGATCCTGAG GTGACCTCGCCAGAAGAGACTGAAGCACCAGAAACTACTTCGTTACCAGCGCATACAACAGATGATCCAGAGTATACAACAGAAACAGATGATCCTGAGGTGACCTCGCCAGAAGAGACTGAAGCACCAGAAACTACTTCGTTGCCATCGCAAGCAACAGATGATCCAGAGAATACAACAGAAACAGATGATCTTGAGGTGACCTCGCCAGAAGAGACTGAAGCACCAGAAACTACTTCGTTACCAGCGCATACAACAGATGATCCTGAGGTGACCTCGCCAGAAGAGACTGAAGCACCAGAAACTACTTCGTTGCCACCGCATACAACAGATGATCCTGAGGTGACCTCGCCAGAAGAGACTGAAGCACCAGAAACTACTTCGTTGCCATCGCATACAACAGATGATCCAGAGTATACTACAGAAACAGATGATCCTGAGGTAACCTCGCCAGAAGAGACTGAAGCACCAGAAACTACTTCGTTGCCATCGCATACAACAGATGATCCAGAGTATACTACAGAAACAGATGATCCTGAGGTAACCTCGCCAGAAGAGACTGAAGCACCAGAAACTACTTCATTACCAGCGCATACAACAGATGATCCTGAGGTGACCTCGCCAGAAGAGACTGAAGCACCAGAAACTACTTCGTTACCAGCGCATACAACAGATGATCCAGAGTATACAACAGAAACAGATGATCCTGAGGTGACCTCGCCAGAAGAGACTGAAGCACCAGAAACTACTTCGTTGCCATCGCATAAAACAGATGATCCAGAGTATACAACAGAAACAGATGATCCTGAGTTGACCTCGCCAGAAGAGACTGAAGCACCAGAAACTACTTCGTTACCAGCGCATACAACAGATGATCCTGAGGTGACCTCGCCAGAAGAGACTGAAGCACCAGAAACTACTTCGTTGCCATCGCATACAACAGATGATCCAGAGTATACAACAGAAACAGATGATCCTGAGGTGACCTCGCCAGAAGAGACTGAAGCACCAGAAACTACTTCGTTGCCAGCGCATACAACAGATGATCCTGAGGTGACCTCGCCAGAAGAGACTGAAGCACCAGAAACTACTTCGTTGCCATCGCATACAACAGATGATCCAGAGTATACTACAGAAACAGATGATCCTGAGGTAACCTCGCCAGAAGAGACTGAAGCACCAGAAACTACTTCGTTGCCATCGCATACAACAGATGATCCAGAGTATACTACAGAAACAGATGATCCTGAGGTAACCTCGTCAGAAGAGACTGAAGCACCAGAAACTACTTCGTTGCCATCGCATAAAACAGATGATCCAGAGTATACAACAGAAACAGATGATCCTGAGGTGACTTCGCCACATGAAACTGAAGCACCGGAAACTACTTCGTTGCCATCGCATACAACAGATGATCCTGAGGTGACCTCGCCAGAAGAGACTGAAGCTCCGGGAAGTACTTCGTTTCATACGACAGAAAGCTCAATGATCTTGGAAACTGGTGATCGTATATCGAATGAAACAAGACATTACAGGTACAAAAAATGA
- the LOC118509650 gene encoding proteoglycan 4-like isoform X8, which translates to MCQAPAKDHFLVDSCNSSIPSESPLIMAAVFELCVLLLVCYVFRVDSYPSNRTSYKDKGYFLQSVNFVENYTQTKSLVHYVSAFVQTSLPDAGSDYTPSEDPTTVTYGHENLAYRYSKNDTEDASGTGKLGMTSPLEIQAPDTIALLPAQTTTTDDPEYTTETDDPEVTSPEETEGPETTSLPAHTTDDPEVTSPEETEAPETTSLPSHTTDDPEYTTETDDPEVTSPEETEAPETTSLPSHTTDDPEYTTETDDPEVTSSEETEAPETTSLPAHTTDDPEVTSPHETEAPETTSLPAHTTDDPEVTSPEETEAPETTSLPPHTTDDPEVTSPEETEAPETTSLPAHTTDDPEYTTETDDPEVTSPEETEAPETTSLPSQATDDPENTTETDDLEVTSPEETEAPETTSLPAHTTDDPEVTSPEETEAPETTSLPPHTTDDPEVTSPEETEAPETTSLPSHTTDDPEYTTETDDPEVTSPEETEAPETTSLPSHTTDDPEYTTETDDPEVTSPEETEAPETTSLPAHTTDDPEVTSPEETEAPETTSLPAHTTDDPEYTTETDDPEVTSPEETEAPETTSLPSHTTDDPEYTTETDDPEVTSPEETEAPETTSLPAHTTDDPEVTSPEETEAPETTSLPSHTTDDPEYTTETDDPEVTSPEETEAPETTSLPSHTTDDPEYTTETDDPEVTSSEETEAPETTSLPSHKTDDPEYTTETDDPEVTSPHETEAPETTSLPSHTTDDPEVTSPEETEAPGSTSFHTTESSMILETGDRISNETRHYRYKK; encoded by the exons ATGTGCCAAGCACCTGCAAAAGATCATTTCCTCGTGGACAGCTGCAATAGTTCTATACCGAGCGAGAGTCCTCTCATCATGGCAGCAGTTTTCGAACTGTGTGTGCTTCTTCTGGTGTGTTACGTGTTTCGGGTGGATTCGTACCCGTCAAATAGGACATCTTACAAAGACAAGGGGTATTTTTTACAGTCGGTGAATTTTGTGGAAAATTATACCCAAACGAAAAGTTTAGTGCATTATGTGTCGGCATTTGTGCAAACCAGTTTACCTGATGCAGGCAGTGATTATACTCCATCGGAAGATCCAACGACAGTGACTTATGGACACGAAAATCTTGCTTATCGGTATAGCAAAAATGATACGGAAGATGCAAGTGGAACGGGTAAACTTGGGATGACTTCACCACTTGAGATTCAAGCACCGGATACTATTGCTTTGCTACCAGCGCAAACTACAACAACAGATGATCCAGAGTATACAACAGAAACAGATGATCCTGAGGTGACCTCGCCAGAAGAGACTGAAGGACCAGAAACTACTTCGTTGCCAGCGCATACAACAGATGATCCTGAGGTGACCTCGCCAGAAGAGACTGAAGCACCAGAAACTACTTCGTTGCCATCGCATACAACAGATGATCCAGAGTATACTACAGAAACAGATGATCCTGAGGTAACCTCGCCAGAAGAGACTGAAGCACCAGAAACTACTTCGTTGCCATCGCATACAACAGATGATCCAGAGTATACTACAGAAACAGATGATCCTGAGGTAACCTCGTCAGAAGAGACTGAAGCACCAGAAACTACTTCGTTGCCAGCGCATACAACAGATGATCCTGAGGTGACTTCGCCACATGAAACTGAAGCACCAGAAACTACTTCGTTACCAGCGCATACAACAGATGATCCTGAGGTGACCTCGCCAGAAGAGACTGAAGCACCAGAAACTACTTCGTTGCCACCGCATACAACAGATGATCCTGAGGTGACCTCGCCAGAAGAGACTGAAGCACCAGAAACTACTTCGTTACCAGCGCATACAACAGATGATCCAGAGTATACAACAGAAACAGATGATCCTGAGGTGACCTCGCCAGAAGAGACTGAAGCACCAGAAACTACTTCGTTGCCATCGCAAGCAACAGATGATCCAGAGAATACAACAGAAACAGATGATCTTGAGGTGACCTCGCCAGAAGAGACTGAAGCACCAGAAACTACTTCGTTACCAGCGCATACAACAGATGATCCTGAGGTGACCTCGCCAGAAGAGACTGAAGCACCAGAAACTACTTCGTTGCCACCGCATACAACAGATGATCCTGAGGTGACCTCGCCAGAAGAGACTGAAGCACCAGAAACTACTTCGTTGCCATCGCATACAACAGATGATCCAGAGTATACTACAGAAACAGATGATCCTGAGGTAACCTCGCCAGAAGAGACTGAAGCACCAGAAACTACTTCGTTGCCATCGCATACAACAGATGATCCAGAGTATACTACAGAAACAGATGATCCTGAGGTAACCTCGCCAGAAGAGACTGAAGCACCAGAAACTACTTCATTACCAGCGCATACAACAGATGATCCTGAGGTGACCTCGCCAGAAGAGACTGAAGCACCAGAAACTACTTCGTTACCAGCGCATACAACAGATGATCCAGAGTATACAACAGAAACAGATGATCCTGAG GTGACCTCGCCAGAAGAGACTGAAGCACCAGAAACTACTTCGTTGCCATCGCATACAACAGATGATCCAGAGTATACAACAGAAACAGATGATCCTGAGGTGACCTCGCCAGAAGAGACTGAAGCACCAGAAACTACTTCGTTGCCAGCGCATACAACAGATGATCCTGAGGTGACCTCGCCAGAAGAGACTGAAGCACCAGAAACTACTTCGTTGCCATCGCATACAACAGATGATCCAGAGTATACTACAGAAACAGATGATCCTGAGGTAACCTCGCCAGAAGAGACTGAAGCACCAGAAACTACTTCGTTGCCATCGCATACAACAGATGATCCAGAGTATACTACAGAAACAGATGATCCTGAGGTAACCTCGTCAGAAGAGACTGAAGCACCAGAAACTACTTCGTTGCCATCGCATAAAACAGATGATCCAGAGTATACAACAGAAACAGATGATCCTGAGGTGACTTCGCCACATGAAACTGAAGCACCGGAAACTACTTCGTTGCCATCGCATACAACAGATGATCCTGAGGTGACCTCGCCAGAAGAGACTGAAGCTCCGGGAAGTACTTCGTTTCATACGACAGAAAGCTCAATGATCTTGGAAACTGGTGATCGTATATCGAATGAAACAAGACATTACAGGTACAAAAAATGA
- the LOC118509650 gene encoding proteoglycan 4-like isoform X12, which produces MCQAPAKDHFLVDSCNSSIPSESPLIMAAVFELCVLLLVCYVFRVDSYPSNRTSYKDKGYFLQSVNFVENYTQTKSLVHYVSAFVQTSLPDAGSDYTPSEDPTTVTYGHENLAYRYSKNDTEDASGTGKLGMTSPLEIQAPDTIALLPAQTTTTDDPEYTTETDDPEVTSPEETEGPETTSLPAHTTDDPEVTSPEETEAPETTSLPSHTTDDPEYTTETDDPEVTSPEETEAPETTSLPSHTTDDPEYTTETDDPEVTSSEETEAPETTSLPAHTTDDPEVTSPHETEAPETTSLPAHTTDDPEVTSPEETEAPETTSLPAHTTDDPEVTSPEETEAPETTSLPPHTTDDPEVTSPEETEAPETTSLPSHTTDDPEYTTETDDPEVTSPEETEAPETTSLPSHTTDDPEYTTETDDPEVTSPEETEAPETTSLPAHTTDDPEVTSPEETEAPETTSLPAHTTDDPEYTTETDDPEVTSPEETEAPETTSLPSHKTDDPEYTTETDDPELTSPEETEAPETTSLPAHTTDDPEVTSPEETEAPETTSLPSHTTDDPEYTTETDDPEVTSPEETEAPETTSLPAHTTDDPEVTSPEETEAPETTSLPSHTTDDPEYTTETDDPEVTSPEETEAPETTSLPSHTTDDPEYTTETDDPEVTSSEETEAPETTSLPSHKTDDPEYTTETDDPEVTSPHETEAPETTSLPSHTTDDPEVTSPEETEAPGSTSFHTTESSMILETGDRISNETRHYRYKK; this is translated from the exons ATGTGCCAAGCACCTGCAAAAGATCATTTCCTCGTGGACAGCTGCAATAGTTCTATACCGAGCGAGAGTCCTCTCATCATGGCAGCAGTTTTCGAACTGTGTGTGCTTCTTCTGGTGTGTTACGTGTTTCGGGTGGATTCGTACCCGTCAAATAGGACATCTTACAAAGACAAGGGGTATTTTTTACAGTCGGTGAATTTTGTGGAAAATTATACCCAAACGAAAAGTTTAGTGCATTATGTGTCGGCATTTGTGCAAACCAGTTTACCTGATGCAGGCAGTGATTATACTCCATCGGAAGATCCAACGACAGTGACTTATGGACACGAAAATCTTGCTTATCGGTATAGCAAAAATGATACGGAAGATGCAAGTGGAACGGGTAAACTTGGGATGACTTCACCACTTGAGATTCAAGCACCGGATACTATTGCTTTGCTACCAGCGCAAACTACAACAACAGATGATCCAGAGTATACAACAGAAACAGATGATCCTGAGGTGACCTCGCCAGAAGAGACTGAAGGACCAGAAACTACTTCGTTGCCAGCGCATACAACAGATGATCCTGAGGTGACCTCGCCAGAAGAGACTGAAGCACCAGAAACTACTTCGTTGCCATCGCATACAACAGATGATCCAGAGTATACTACAGAAACAGATGATCCTGAGGTAACCTCGCCAGAAGAGACTGAAGCACCAGAAACTACTTCGTTGCCATCGCATACAACAGATGATCCAGAGTATACTACAGAAACAGATGATCCTGAGGTAACCTCGTCAGAAGAGACTGAAGCACCAGAAACTACTTCGTTGCCAGCGCATACAACAGATGATCCTGAGGTGACTTCGCCACATGAAACTGAAGCACCAGAAACTACTTCGTTACCAGCGCATACAACAGATGATCCTGAG GTGACCTCGCCAGAAGAGACTGAAGCACCAGAAACTACTTCGTTACCAGCGCATACAACAGATGATCCTGAGGTGACCTCGCCAGAAGAGACTGAAGCACCAGAAACTACTTCGTTGCCACCGCATACAACAGATGATCCTGAGGTGACCTCGCCAGAAGAGACTGAAGCACCAGAAACTACTTCGTTGCCATCGCATACAACAGATGATCCAGAGTATACTACAGAAACAGATGATCCTGAGGTAACCTCGCCAGAAGAGACTGAAGCACCAGAAACTACTTCGTTGCCATCGCATACAACAGATGATCCAGAGTATACTACAGAAACAGATGATCCTGAGGTAACCTCGCCAGAAGAGACTGAAGCACCAGAAACTACTTCATTACCAGCGCATACAACAGATGATCCTGAGGTGACCTCGCCAGAAGAGACTGAAGCACCAGAAACTACTTCGTTACCAGCGCATACAACAGATGATCCAGAGTATACAACAGAAACAGATGATCCTGAGGTGACCTCGCCAGAAGAGACTGAAGCACCAGAAACTACTTCGTTGCCATCGCATAAAACAGATGATCCAGAGTATACAACAGAAACAGATGATCCTGAGTTGACCTCGCCAGAAGAGACTGAAGCACCAGAAACTACTTCGTTACCAGCGCATACAACAGATGATCCTGAGGTGACCTCGCCAGAAGAGACTGAAGCACCAGAAACTACTTCGTTGCCATCGCATACAACAGATGATCCAGAGTATACAACAGAAACAGATGATCCTGAGGTGACCTCGCCAGAAGAGACTGAAGCACCAGAAACTACTTCGTTGCCAGCGCATACAACAGATGATCCTGAGGTGACCTCGCCAGAAGAGACTGAAGCACCAGAAACTACTTCGTTGCCATCGCATACAACAGATGATCCAGAGTATACTACAGAAACAGATGATCCTGAGGTAACCTCGCCAGAAGAGACTGAAGCACCAGAAACTACTTCGTTGCCATCGCATACAACAGATGATCCAGAGTATACTACAGAAACAGATGATCCTGAGGTAACCTCGTCAGAAGAGACTGAAGCACCAGAAACTACTTCGTTGCCATCGCATAAAACAGATGATCCAGAGTATACAACAGAAACAGATGATCCTGAGGTGACTTCGCCACATGAAACTGAAGCACCGGAAACTACTTCGTTGCCATCGCATACAACAGATGATCCTGAGGTGACCTCGCCAGAAGAGACTGAAGCTCCGGGAAGTACTTCGTTTCATACGACAGAAAGCTCAATGATCTTGGAAACTGGTGATCGTATATCGAATGAAACAAGACATTACAGGTACAAAAAATGA